One window from the genome of Magnolia sinica isolate HGM2019 chromosome 4, MsV1, whole genome shotgun sequence encodes:
- the LOC131244395 gene encoding pathogenesis-related protein 1-like: protein MVKGAISHHMVSPLPPARLWKAIAKDPHNLMPKIMPQIISSIVVLEGDGGVGTVKQANFTDAIKDFSYWKERVDEIDEEKTVCKYSVIEGGLIGKKVKSSTFKLQFEDGANGGSVCKLDGEFEAIEDGPPMEDERIKETIVNMEGMFKAVEAYLVANPDAYV from the exons atggttAAGGGTGCAATCAGCCACCATATGGTGTCCCCACTCCCACCCGCAAGGCTCTGGAAAGCGATTGCGAAGGACCCACACAACCTCATGCCCAAGATCATGCCCCAAATAATATCGAGCATCGTTGTTCTTGAAGGTGATGGTGGGGTCGGAACGGTCAAACAGGCTAACTTCACTGACG CCATCAAGGACTTTAGTTATTGGAAGGAACGTGTGGATGAGATTGACGAAGAGAAGACGGTGTGTAAGTACTCTGTGATTGAAGGCGGGCTAATCGGTAAGAAAGTGAAGTCGAGCACGTTTAAGCTCCAGTTCGAAGATGGCGCCAATGGAGGGAGTGTATGCAAGCTTGATGGGGAGTTTGAGGCCATTGAAGATGGCCCACCGATGGAAGATGAAAGGATTAAGGAGACAATCGTAAACATGGAGGGGATGTTCAAGGCCGTAGAAGCCTATCTTGTTGCCAATCCAGATGCATATGTTTAG